From one Lotus japonicus ecotype B-129 chromosome 3, LjGifu_v1.2 genomic stretch:
- the LOC130748903 gene encoding conglutin delta 2-like → MAGLKVFLLAALLLVVVAHTATATASWKEEESCKKVNLKPCEKHIMQRIEQDEDQDHLKMRGIHYKIRRSEGEDEEEERADQWKQCCNSLRDLDSQECKCRALNKIMNRQSEELEGKEQIKDFKKELLFLPISCGMPPLFGCEFDN, encoded by the coding sequence ATGGCCGGTCTCAAAGTTTTTCTACTTGCCGCTCTGCTTCTGGTGGTGGTTGCCCATACCGCCACTGCCACCGCCTCATGGAAGGAGGAAGAGAGCTGCAAGAAGGTTAACCTGAAGCCCTGCGAGAAGCACATCATGCAGAGGATCGAGCAAGACGAAGATCAGGATCATCTGAAGATGCGAGGAATCCACTACAAGATTCGCCGATCCGAaggggaagatgaagaagaagaacgtgCTGATCAGTGGAAGCAGTGCTGCAACTCTCTGAGAGACCTTGATTCGCAGGAATGCAAGTGCCGTGCGTTGAACAAGATCATGAACAGGCAGAGCGAGGAATTGGAAGGGAAAGAACAGATTAAAGACTTCAAGAAAGAGTTGTTGTTTTTGCCTATCTCGTGCGGGATGCCTCCCCTCTTCGGATGCGAGTTCGACAACTAG
- the LOC130742377 gene encoding ER membrane protein complex subunit 8/9 homolog isoform X1 gives MGSVDLRYEVAQKAYIKLVLHSLKHPTSAVNGILIGRVSASNDTTVEIVDAVPLFHSHIALLPQLEISLILIEEYFSAKGLNIVGYFHANERFDDHELGGVAKNIGDHTCRYFPQAAILLLDNKKLEGLKKSKERGAVMQLYVRDASKNWKLVPSDGNSRFSLKEPSANLVLSDYISSEKWNNIVDFDDHLDDLSKDWLNPGLFN, from the exons ATGGGCAGCGTCGATTTGAGGTACGAGGTTGCACAGAAGGCATACATCAAACTCGTCCTTCACTCCCTCAAACACCCCACCTCCGCTGTCAACGGCATCTTGATCGGCCGCGTCTCCGCCTCCAACGACACCACCGTCGAGATCGTCGATGCCGTCCCTCTCTTCCACTCTCACATCGCTCTTCTCCCTCAATTGGAAATCTCCCTCATTCTG ATAGAGGAATATTTTTCCGCTAAAGGGTTGAACATAGTTGGGTATTTTCACGCGAATGAGAGATTTGATGATCATGAGCTCGGTGGTGTGGCGAAGAATATCGGTGACCATACCTGCCGCTACTTCCCCCAAGCTGCTATTCTCTTG TTAGATAATAAGAAGCTTGAAGGTTTGAAAAAGAGCAAGGAACGTGGTGCTGTGATGCAG CTTTATGTTAGGGATGCATCTAAGAACTGGAAGTTGGTTCCGTCAGATGGGAACAGTAGATTCTCTCTCAAAGAGCCATCAGCAAATCTGGTCTTATCAGACTATATTTCATCTGAGAAATGGAACAACATTGTAGATTTTGACGACCACCTCGATGACTTAAGCAA GGATTGGCTAAACCCAGGGCTCTTTAACTGA
- the LOC130742377 gene encoding ER membrane protein complex subunit 8/9 homolog isoform X2, producing MGSVDLRYEVAQKAYIKLVLHSLKHPTSAVNGILIGRVSASNDTTVEIVDAVPLFHSHIALLPQLEISLILIEEYFSAKGLNIVGYFHANERFDDHELGGVAKNIGDHTCRYFPQAAILLLDNKKLEGLKKSKERGAVMQGCI from the exons ATGGGCAGCGTCGATTTGAGGTACGAGGTTGCACAGAAGGCATACATCAAACTCGTCCTTCACTCCCTCAAACACCCCACCTCCGCTGTCAACGGCATCTTGATCGGCCGCGTCTCCGCCTCCAACGACACCACCGTCGAGATCGTCGATGCCGTCCCTCTCTTCCACTCTCACATCGCTCTTCTCCCTCAATTGGAAATCTCCCTCATTCTG ATAGAGGAATATTTTTCCGCTAAAGGGTTGAACATAGTTGGGTATTTTCACGCGAATGAGAGATTTGATGATCATGAGCTCGGTGGTGTGGCGAAGAATATCGGTGACCATACCTGCCGCTACTTCCCCCAAGCTGCTATTCTCTTG TTAGATAATAAGAAGCTTGAAGGTTTGAAAAAGAGCAAGGAACGTGGTGCTGTGATGCAG GGATGCATCTAA